In Toxoplasma gondii ME49 chromosome VIII, whole genome shotgun sequence, a single genomic region encodes these proteins:
- a CDS encoding hypothetical protein (encoded by transcript TGME49_232260~Predicted trans-membrane domain (TMHMM2.0):145-168:205-228:255-278), with protein sequence MATQLSDPYAAHYAPVSSAANEPTRPAVLVSNGPPTGPSVVMPSAGAPMPSSYVACPASAAPGTVYVMAQGLPSTGLAPSTTGSFSYPAQSAMPGGSFFMSSAPISTVRQAQPPTLLPALPHSFRAGWLGSRLADASSEDLPGVRTLRGGIVTCIMVLLVSSLFACLGRTDFNFVLYLVGYHLWCVDGETKSVTGVKRLLRGARQYAVLLCIASIVEITWLFIAYSTWSCEKGDAELCFPESENLRVRWTYGMHNWALGLSTFNLLVKIFLIFLSFTWVQQQRTTLGLGGAGPVPGGTSILPPGSD encoded by the exons ATGGCGACGCAACTCTCCGATCCGTATGCGGCGCATTATGCTCCCGTCTCTTCGGCGGCGAACGAACCTACGCGTCCAGCTGTTCTTGTTAGCAACGGTCCGCCAACGGGTCCGTCTGTGGTGATGCCTTCCGCCGGCGCCCCAATGCCTTCGAGCTATGTCGCGTGTCCCGCCTCAGCTGCGCCGGGCACGGTGTACGTCATGGCTCAGGGTTTGCCGTCCACTGGTCTCGCGCCTTCGACGACCGGCAGTTTCTCGTACCCGGCCCAGAGTGCCATGCCCGGAGGCAGCTTTTTTATGTCTTCGGCACCGATTTCGACAGTTCGTCAAGCCCAGCCTCCGACTCTGCTGCCTGCGCTCCCACATTCGTTCCGCGCAGGCTGGCTCGGCAGTCGCCTCGCTGACGCCTCGTCTGAAGACTTaccaggtgtacgtacactccgCGGGGGCATCGTCACCTGCATCATGGTGCTTCTCGTTTCGTCCCTGTTCGCCTGCCTCGGAAGGACCGACTTCAACTTCGTTCTCTACTTAGTGGGCTACCACCTGTGGTGCGTCGAtggcgagacgaagagcgtTACTGGCGTTAAGAGGCTTCTTCGCGGCGCCCGACAGTACGCTGTCTTGCTCTGCATCGCCTCCATAGTAGAGATCACGTGGCTGTTCATTGCGTACTCAACGTGGAGCTGCGAAAAAGGCGATGCGGAACTCTGCTTCCCAGAAAGCGAAAACCTTCGGGTTCGCTGGACATACGGCATGCACAACTGGGCTCTGGGTCTTTCCACATTCAATCTTCTTGTCAAG ATTTTCCTcattttcctttccttcacGTGGGTCCAACAACAAC GCACCACTCTTGGCCTGGGAGGCGCCGGCCCTGTCCCCGGAGGCACGTCCATTCTTCCTCCTGGCTCAGATTAG
- a CDS encoding catalase (encoded by transcript TGME49_232250~Product name based on PMID:10625653;14651610;10852820.) — MTQVPPVTFQQYGPVITTSAGNPVDDNQNSVTAGPYGPAILSNFHLIDKLAHFDRERIPERVVHAKGGGAFGYFEVTHDITRFCKAKLFEKIGKRTPVFARFSTVAGESGSADTRRDPRGFALKFYTEEGNWDMVGNNTPIFFVRDAIKFPDFIHTQKRHPQTHLHDPNMVWDFFSLVPESVHQVTFLYTDRGTPDGFRHMNGYGSHTFKFINKDNEAFYVKWHFKTNQGIKNLNRQRAKELESEDPDYAVRDLFNAIAKREFPSWTFCIQVMPLKDAETYKWNVFDVTKVWPHGDYPLIPVGRLVLDRNPENYFQDVEQAAFAPAHMVPGIEPSEDRMLQGRMFSYIDTHRHRLGANYHQIPVNRPWNARGGDYSVRDGPMCVDGNKGSQLNYEPNSVDGFPKEDRNAAVSGTTTVSGTVACHPQEHPNSDFEQPGNFYRTVLSEPEREALIGNIAEHLRQARRDIQERQVKIFYKCDPEYGERVARAIGLPTAACYPAKM, encoded by the exons ATGACTCAGGTTCCGCCCGTAACATTCCAGCAGTATGGACCGGTTATCACGACCTCTGCTGGGAACCCAGTCGATGACAACCAAAACTCGGTAACTGCTGGACCCTACGGCCCCGCG ATCCTGAGTAACTTCCATCTCATCGACAAGCTGGCCCACTTCGATCGAGAACGCATTCCC GAGCGCGTTGTGCATGCCAAGGGCGGTGGCGCCTTTGGCTATTTCGAGGTCACTCATGACATCACCAG ATTCTGCAAAGCGAAGCTGTTCGAGAAAATCGGAAAGCGGACGCCTGTGTTTGCACGTTTTTCGACGGTGGCTGGCGAGTCGGGGAGTGCGGACACCAGGCGCGACCCGCGCGGCTTCGCACTCAAGTTCTACACGGAGGAGGGGAACTGGGACATGGTTGGAAACAACACTCCTATCTTTTTCGTTCGAGACGCCATAAAGTTCCCCGACTTCATTCATACGCAGAAGCGGCATCCGCAAACGCACCTCCACGACCCGAACATGGTGTGggatttcttctcgctcgttcCGGAAAGTGTGCATCAAGTGACCTTCCTGTACACGGACCGTGGCACACCGGACGGCTTCCGCCATATGAATGGCTACGGGAGTCACACCTTCAAATTCATCAACAA agacaacgaagcCTTTTATGTCAAGTGGCACTTCAAGACAAACCAAGGAATCAAGAACCTGAACAGACAGCGCGCAAAAGAACTCGAGAGCGAAGATCCTGACTACGCGGTTCGCGACCTGTTCAACGCCATTGCCAAGCGAGAGTTTCCCTCTTGGACCTTCTGTATTCAG GTAATGCCCTTgaaagatgcagagacgtACAAATGGAATGTCTTTGACGTGACCAAAGTGTGGCCGCACGGAGACTACCCACTCATCCCGGTCGGAAGACTCGTGCTGGATCGCAACCCAGAAAACTATTTCCAAGACGTGGAACAAGCAGCTTTTGCGCCAGCTCATATGGTGCCAGGGATTGAACCGAGCGAAGATCGCATGCTGCAGGGACGCATGTTCTCCTACATCGACACTCATCGGCACAGACTTGGCG CCAATTACCATCAGATTCCTGTGAACCGCCCGTGGAACGCCCGTGGGGGCGACTACTCCGTCCGCGATGGTCCAATGTGCGTCGACGGGAACAAAGGGTCTCAGCTGAATTACGAACCGAACAGTGTGGACGGCTTTCCaaaggaagacagaaatGCTGCTGTGTCGGGAACGACCACAGTGAGTGGCACGGTCGCGTGCCATCCTCAAGAGCACCCCAACAGT GACTTTGAGCAGCCAGGGAACTTTTATAGGACGGTCTTGAGTGAGCCGGAGAGGGAAGCGCTCATTGGCAACATCGCCGAGCATCTCAGGCAGGCGAGACGAGAT ATTCAAGAGCGACAGGTGAAGATTTTTTACAAGTGCGATCCAGAGTATGGCGAGCGCGTCGCTCGAGCCATCGGTTTGCCGACTGCGGCGTGCTACCCAGCCAAGATGTAG
- a CDS encoding hypothetical protein (encoded by transcript TGME49_232280) translates to MGAVCGKSKKQAPHLKLAGQMSLAARSAATIEEFKPGDGDGAYLLESQEDHVSLVSQYAHKKPTEQGTVLLQVKAPPYKPIPESRFKLQSGKRILRQNIETMKDTPEAKAKYCEAVMDFVRLAATYNGFLWASSHLGEIKQPFTILYLEPEQRTFAEPEQPDIEVKDTVAIGKDALEKQEEKAAETVAEKEGEQSAPKNESPESGHDATAQRKILVRYLGPESSVPHRLLATCGILPLPLDKAKELIQEGKRVDNVDEIKTIITEAGGFFGTPVA, encoded by the exons ATGGGGGCGGTGTGCGGTAAATCAAAGAAGCAG GCGCCCCACCTGAAACTGGCAGGTCAAATGAGTTTGGCAGCACGAAGTGCTGCAACAATAGAAGAGTTCAAACccggagacggcgacggTGCCTACTTGTTGGAATCTCAGGAGGATCACGTTTCTCTGGTGTCTCAATATGCACACAAAAAACCTACCGAACAAGGAACCGTGCTTCTCCAGGTGAAGGCCCCTCCCTACAAGCCCATCCCTGAAAGCCGCTTTAAACTGCAATCAGGAAAGAGAATCCTCCGGCAGAATATTGAG ACTATGAAAGATACTCCCGAAGCAAAGGCAAAGTACTGTGAGGCTGTGATGGATTTTGTCCGTCTCGCGGCTACGTACAACGGCTTTTTGTGGGCATCTTCCCACCTGGGCGAAATCAAGCAGCCCTTCACCATTCTCTACTTGGAACCCGAACAGAGGACTTTTGCG GAACCAGAACAACCCGACATAGAAGTCAAAGACACTGTTGCAATCGGGAAAGATgcgctggagaagcaggaagagaaggccgcAGAAACcgttgctgaaaaggaaggagagcagagtgCGCCCAAAAACGAATCGCCTGAATCTGGACACGATGCTACTGCGCAAAGAAAAATCCTCGTCCGGTATTTAGGTCCTGAGTCCAGTGTTCCTCACAGATTGTTGGCGACTTGTGGCATCCTCCCTCTGCCACTGGATAAAGCGAAGGAACTGATCCAGGAGGGCAAGCGAGTGGACAATGTCGACGAGATCAAAACCATCATCACGGAAGCAG GTGGCTTCTTTGGAACTCCGGTGGCGTGA
- the RPS3 gene encoding ribosomal protein RPS3 (encoded by transcript TGME49_232300~Signal peptide predicted by SignalP 2.0 HMM (probability 0.852) with cleavage site probability 0.482 at residue 25): protein MLWFHSRREQRTHGGLLWLLCVCRLQTCKKRKFVKDGVFQAELNEFLSCTLSEDGYSGVEVRVTPIRTEIIIRATRTREVLGDKGRRIRELTSVVQKRFGFAPDSVELFAERVENRGLCAMAQAESLRYKLLKGLAVRRACYGVLRHIMESGAKGCEVVVSGKLRAQRAKSMKFKDGYLISTGEPSKMFVDQAIRSVQLRQGVLGVRVKIMLPHDPEGKRGPANPLPDTIIVMDPKPEIPVVQPEEMDEGVLGPM from the exons ATGCTCTGGTTCCACTCCCGTCGTGAGCAGCGAACGCATGGTGGGCTTTTGTGGCTTCTGTGTGTATGCCGTCTGCAGACTTGCAAAAAGAGAAAGTTCGTCAAGGATGGTGTCTTCCAGGCGGAGCTCAATGAGTTCCTCTCCTGCACACTGTCCGAGGATGGGTACTCGGGAGTTGAAGTCCGTGTGACTCCCATCCGCACAGAGATCATCATCCGCGCCACCAGGACTAGGGAAGTGCTCGGCGACAAGGGAAGGCGTATCCGCGAATTGACGTCGGTCGTTCAGAAGCGATTCGGCTTCGCGCCCGACTCGGTTGAGCTCTTCGCCGAGCGTGTGGAGAACCGTGGTCTGTGCGCCATGGCACAGGCAGAATCGTTGCGGTACAAGCTTCTAAAGGGGCTTGCAGTCAGACGCGCCTGCTATGGTGTCCTCCGCCACATCATGGAGTCCGGAGCTAAAG gtTGCGAGGTCGTCGTGTCCGGTAAACTTCGCGCTCAGCGTGCCAAGAGCATGAAGTTCAAGGATGGTTACCTGATCTCTACTGGAGAGCCCTCGAAGATGTTCGTCGACCAAGCAATCCGCTCGGTGCAACTTCGACAA GGTGTTCTTGGTGTTAGAGTCAAGATCATGCTGCCGCATGACCCGGAGGGCAAACGTGGCCCCGCGAACCCGCTGCCGGATACTATTATCGTGATGGATCCCAAGCCAGAGATCCCCGTTGTGCAGCCTGAGGAGATGGACGAGGGAGTGCTCGGTCCAATGTAA
- a CDS encoding hypothetical protein (encoded by transcript TGME49_232290), translated as MSSWKRRTGHSGQLWKSCGGKWEPGRCSFSNSLLVVQRNCQGKETCQLKADVELFLDHGVTDPCPDLQSRLLAVDYDCVPLSRPAPLFDAKRETFRSGVTPHYLLVADHTTSCAQKSIVEVSATEAAEVYNLNDARRVCSLHHQCSYFIWDFKSHQATFCSGDGWKRTEKSHGFTIGVKPSQFSIPGYAVYLNYAGICTEPNIVDKKGCINHVKDGAILCSAREQCEFWTASISPGLVSLPGYDHHLWLCSGPPTMMPRDGFVFAAKAQNETSVQPEALLEELARPSEIDLFRFPQGYPTASEVDRAKSLKQAEDSRLVGQIY; from the exons ATGTCCTCCTGGAAGCGTCGTACGGGCCACTCGGGCCAGCTTTGGAAATCCT GCGGTGGCAAATGGGAACCCGGTCGCTGCAGCTTTAGCAACAGCCTGTTGGTCGTGCAGCGTAACTGccaaggaaaagaaacgtgCCAG CTCAAGGCAGATGTGGAGCTGTTCCTGGATCATGGCGTTACTGACCCGTGCCCTGACCTGCAAAGCAGATTGTTGGCTGTTG ATTACGATTGCGTTCCCCTGAG TCGACCGGCGCCTCTTTTCGATGCCAAGAGGGAAACGTTCCGATCTGGAGTCACGCCTCACTACCTGCTTGTTGCTGACCACACTACAAGCTGTGCACAGAAGTCGATTGTCGAAGTATCAGCGACCGAAGCCGCAGAAGTGTATAACCTG AACGACGCCCGTCGGGTGTGCAGCTTGCACCACCAGTGTTCCTACTTTATCTGGGACTTCAAGAGCCACCAGGCCACTTTCTGCTCAG GAGATGGATGGAAACGAACGGAAAAGAGCCACGGCTTCACAATTGGTGTGAAGCCTTCTCAATTCAG TATCCCCGGATACGCCGTCTATCTGAACTACGCAGGCATCTGCACTGAGCCGAACATTGTGGACAAAAAGGGATGCATTAACCACGTGAAAG ATGGTGCAATCCTATGTAGCGCTCGAGAACAATGCGAATTCTGGACAGCTA GTATATCTCCCGGACTGGTGTCCCTCCCCGGCTACGATCACCACCTGTGGCTTTGCAGTGGCCCTCCCACTATGATGCCG agagacggatTCGTATTTGCTGCCAAGGCGCAGAATG AAACCAGTGTCCAGCCAGAGGCTCTTCTTGAAGAGCTCGCCCGACCGAGTGAAATAGATTTGTTTCGCTTCCCTCAG GGTTATCCCACTGCCTCTGAGGTCGACAGGGCCAAATCCCTGAAGCAAGCAGAAGATTCCAGACTCGTTGGCCAGATATACTAG
- a CDS encoding endonuclease/exonuclease/phosphatase family protein (encoded by transcript TGME49_232310) encodes MHPMQQSGASVNRDLQDLNHWENEARSLRSAGPARLLVLFFCISSSSLHCAAGGLVACRRQPGSLLSTSAHAASPTGRRWTSQQRLVASASDSFFPFVFSPRPRRRTVGNPSSSSSLWVSSVSTLRVRRLVQRRSPAANTGCPLHFTSLFFSPKTQADRVHSTGKSSVSSQRINRLGCRRWCPSQGLPYPGASARSRKRKLAFASLYRGDPPGFSVLCAFAFSPASSSLLRRESDMASPHRERREDAVRQQAQETDPRSALPSRPDFAGELSEIRRLRAAKYREHKQSDSVSSAPSSRSLPPASSSSSFASLASLSSPSGSGASAFSAGYEGTRDRSATAAASLGSSEPATFPQGRRAESFRLERKLDDAVHLQGGRGREERSLRAVEREEEEQKRFSALACRLARAAREGETREETERRFQGPGRRLGEERREQRPQKGRDRGDGVPLGSLLRKRGREQTESRDVIVVEEETKAETGVRSSERGFAEGMETESKQKDAMMETEDRKGKAAEAVEPQESQEGNCLPIWSSQFDVLTWNLDGLDEGALRVRTAAVASTVRTLRPAVVMFQEVVAVSLQLLASHLSPLYHIYTPSSSLGDAAASLLRETDSFSPVSGPPPPLGCPYFCVLMLCREQMLPLDVDQGALTEWFPHSQMGRHLLGIVAAPMSWPDDRLLFLTSHLESIKEYREERVRQFRRCMQVVTRSFAHVSEEETNQSASEAGQQRNGETGERVETRETRETEEREGVGEMAEWKPAFAAVFGGDTNLRDSELVQDGASGCGGKAEKFSGRPQKTPNEEKRRPRLANESGGGETESVSIIPRSVRDVWEVLGRPDECRYTWDMLRNDNKQMKWRPRLRFDRLYWWSPRASSSSSPSSGPAPGTIAKADKTGRAGETEMPALTKDSESRSSSASLQRGREKKDESLLSTGAPGTQTPMTWIPQSLRLVGVNRLPTCGRFPSDHFGLLARFKRGPIAEHSEH; translated from the exons ATGCATCCGATGCAACAAAGCGGGGCCTCGGTAAACAGAGATCTTCAAGATCTGAACCATTGGGAGAACGAGGCAAGGTCGCTTCGTTCCGCGGGTCCCGCCCGACTgctcgtccttttcttctgcatctcctcttcttctctccactgtgCAGCGGGAGGcctcgttgcatgcaggagacAGCCAGGTTCGCTTCTGTCGACTTCAGCTCACGCCGCTTCTCcaacagggagaagatggacatcccaacagagacttgtcgcctccgcctcagacagcttcttccccttcgttttctcgccgcGGCCGAGACGCCGAACGGTTGGGAACCCAAGTTCTAGCTCTTCACTGTgggtctcctctgtctctacACTGCGAGTCAGAAGACTGGTGCAGCGCCGTTCTCCTGCGGCGAACACTGGCTGTCCTCTACATTTcacttcgctcttcttctctcccaaAACTCAGGCAGATCGTGTGCATTCGACTGGCAAatcctctgtctcgtctcaGAGAATTAACCGACTGGGGTGCCGCCGTTGGTGTCCGTCGCAGGGCCTCCCGTATCCCGGTGCCTCCGCAAGAAGCCGGAAACGGAAGCTCGCCTTCGCGAGTCTGTACAGAGGAGACCCTCCcggtttctctgtcctctgcgccttcgcgttttcgcctgcgtcttcttctctcctgagacgcgagagcgacaTGGCATCCCCACACCGCGAGCGTCGAGAGGACGCCGTGAGGCAACaggcgcaggagacagaTCCGCGCTCCGCGCTGCCAAGCAGACCAGACTTTGCTGGTGAGCTTTCTGAGATCCGGCGTCTGCGTGCTGCCAAATACAGAGAACACAAACAGAGTGACTCGGTCTCTTCTGCACCTTCTtcccgttctctccctcctgcctcgtcttcgtcgtcgtttgcatctctcgcgtctctgtcctcccCGTCGGGCAGCGgcgcgtctgcgttttctgcgggGTACGAGGGAactcgagacagaagcgcgaCGGCCGCCGCTTCCCTGGGTTCTTCGGAGCCGGCAACTTTCCCCCAGGGCCGGCGCGCCGAGTCCTTcagactggagagaaagcTGGACGACGCAGTGCATCTGCAGGGCGGTCGTGGCAGGGAGGAACGGAGTCTGAGAGCAgtcgaacgagaggaagaagagcaaaagaggttctccgctctcgcctGTCGACTGGCGCGCGCTGCGCGCGAGGGCGAGacaagggaggagacagaacgacgcTTTCAGGGCCCAGGGAGACGActgggagaagagaggagagaacagagaccccaaaaagggagagacagaggcgacgggGTGCCTCTGGGGAGTCtgctgagaaagagagggagagagcaaaCGGAGAGTCGAGATGTCATCGtcgtggaggaagagacgaaggcggagacaggcgtgAGATCCTCAGAGAGAGGCTTCGCGGAAgggatggagacagagagcaagcAGAAGGATGCGATGATGGAGACGGAGGACAGGAAGGGAAAGGCCGCCGAGGCGGTCGAACCTCAGGAGTCGCAGGAAGGCAACTGCCTGCCAATTTGGTCGAGTCAGTTCGATGTCTTGACCTG GAACTTGGACGGCCTCGACGAGGGGGCGCTGCGCGTGCGGACTGCTGCGGTAGCTTCAACTGTCCGTACGCTGCGTCCGGCCGTTGTGATGTTTCAGGAGGTCGTTGCGGTGTCTCTACAGCTTCTCGCGTCGCATCTGTCGCCTCTGTACCACATCTAtacgccttcttcttctctgggtGACGCCGCCGCTTCGCTGCTCCGTGAAACGGATAGCTTCTCACCCGTCTCTGGACCACCCCCGCCCCTCGGCTGTCCGTACTTTTGCGTATTGATGCTGTGCCGAGAACAGATGCTGCCGCTGGACGTCGACCAAGGCGCCCTCACAGAGTGGTTTCCTCACAGCCAGATGGGCCGGCACCTGCTGGGGATCGTCGCGGCGCCGATGAGCTGGCCAGACGaccgcctcctcttcctcacaTCGCACCTTGAGTCGATCAAGGAGTACCGAGAGGAGCGCGTCCGCCAGTtccgccgctgcatgcaagtcgTCACGCGCAGCTTCGCCCACgtcagcgaagaggaaacaaaccAGTCAGCTTCGGAAGCGgggcagcagagaaacggtgAAACCggggagagagtggagacacgggagacaagggagacagaggaaagagagggtGTAGGGGAGATGGCGGAGTGGAAGCCCGCGTTTGCGGCGGTCTTTGGAGGCGATACCAATCTCCGGGACTCCGAGTTGGTGCAGGACGGCGCCTCGGGGTGCGGggggaaggcggagaagtTTTCTGGGAGGCCGCAGAAGACAccgaacgaagagaagaggcggccGCGCTTGGCAAACGAGAGTGGAGGAGGGGAGACCGAATCGGTGTCGATCATCCCCCGCAGCGTCCGAGACGTTTGGGAAGTTCTGGGCAGACCTGACGAGTGTAGGTACACCTGGGACATGCTGCGAAACGACAACAAACAAATGAAGTGGCGCCCGAGGCTTCGCTTCGACCGGCTGTACTGGTGGAGCCCGAGAGCGagttcgtcctcttcgccttcgagtGGGCCGGCTCCCGGAACGATCGCCAAGGCTGACAAGACTGGGAGGGCTGGCGAGACGGAAATGCCAGCTCTCACAAAAGACTCCGagagccgctcttcttctgcttcactTCAGCgtggacgagaaaaaaaagacgagtcgcttctctccactggCGCACCAGGGACCCAGACACCTATGACCTGGATTCCTCAGTCTCTGCGGCTCGTGGGCGTCAACCGCCTGCCGACGTGTGGCCGCTTCCCAAGCGACCACTTTGGTCTTCTCGCGCGATTCAAGCGCGGGCCGATCGCAGAGCACAGTGAGCACTGA
- a CDS encoding histidine acid phosphatase superfamily protein (encoded by transcript TGME49_232270) — translation MEGVNVGGETRSHQRPACRGALRLSKLLYCISVVSQTAQAVRSVQDGSSTTTPSSSIPLLGERGRQLPVPLTPLTATISQVGTNGGGIAVQAQTNGGSQRRDKEGNSTESHRRNGDSPSEFSFCEVQHSRLSTGGSATFPTSVESASGSPATSADLPTEFVFVLHRHGARSSSSYASSTPRYGGTQPGQLLPLGATQLRDSGLELRRRLLSTFIKTRSDSLSRETTHRLTRTEPTSFSSDARNYSIQQKKPGASPRVVNGHLDSNGLTPKEPRGLTGENKLPGMPANVATGLSSKSVPLDSDDMLWCLAEADKVTDCGPHTYGLSALLQLLPPPSVLVRATAYPRTKWSALAFLEGLYGLPRGCFVSPDDLARTEGKKSGEPWCVTRTVCADVVGTRLTQPTSTGFTGLSANNVAADEFAGEAQRCVEFTVPCVMAAPAASDGLLKGMISSDAPPEVWKLYGDIKAKPAWIHKVGELDKVLRIAAEVFGDKAVGEMGWIVGEMLVSEEAAGEQVPLKKLSDWFASRKEGGHLEETGLAQSVGGSQSAEGGNSKPSETHTSRIGQRLSAHVAGAGDAGDYIKTYRDAIGGIREAFRAGFDLVYADKKLSRYIAQGCVRLLNAFLRAKAYGRPTDIEELRRAAAEVGGFEGFLRPEPAVGTDEKNAGSGGEFHFSSRSEGDDRFLQQVQNLMVMLLSLHDHSIIGFLASLGVYDHSIIPPGARVVVELVRMGSPMQATPGATHDAENALQREAPFAGERGPGTIPKKVPDAVRHEKSKREQQPSTRITDVAAATTTRVASAKSSHDLPSSDGLSTQGRPDWSPSGFFVRVLYGEPERPMREVALPFCAEEFTFGGRVFRSLCPLDIWLRRTYEALDR, via the coding sequence ATGGAGGGGGTGAACGTGGGCGGTGAGACACGGTCCCATCAGCGGCCGGCGTGTAGAGGAGCATTGAGGCTAAGTAAGCTTCTCTACTGCATCTCCGTGGTTTCTCAAACGGCGCAAGCTGTCAGAAGCGTACAAGATGGCTCTTCTACCACAACCCCATCGTCTTCGATTCCGCTTCTGGGAGAGCGTGGCCGGCAGTTGCCTGTTCCTCTCACCCCGTTAACCGCGACTATCTCTCAAGTCGGCACAAATGGCGGAGGCATCGCGGTGCAGGCTCAAACGAACGGTGGTTCTCAGAGGAGGGACAAAGAGGGTAATTCCACAGAAAGTCACCGAAGAAACGGCGACTCGCCTTCTGAGTTTAGTTTTTGCGAAGTGCAGCACTCCCGTCTCAGCACTGGGGGGTCAGCTACGTTCCCAACATCTGTAGAATCAGCGTCAGGATCTCCTGCCACGTCTGCTGATTTGCCTACAGAATTTGTCTTTGTCCTTCACAGACATGGGGCCCGTTCATCATCTTCATATGCTTCGTCCACGCCCCGATACGGAGGCACACAACCTGGGCAGCTTCTGCCCTTAGGTGCGACGCAGCTCCGCGACTCTGGCTTGGAGCTCAGGCGGCGTCTTCTGTCAACGTTTATCAAAACCCGCAGTGACTCACTTTCTCGCGAAACCACACATCGGCTGACGCGGACAGAGCCAacttcgttttcctcagaTGCAAGAAATTACAGTATacaacagaaaaaacctGGCGCGTCACCCCGTGTAGTCAATGGGCACCTCGACAGTAACGGGTTAACACCCAAGGAGCCGAGGGGATTAACCGGAGAGAACAAACTGCCTGGCATGCCGGCGAACGTGGCAACGGGTCTTTCGAGTAAAAGTGTGCCGCTGGATTCCGATGACATGCTTTGGTGTCTTGCTGAGGCCGATAAGGTGACAGACTGTGGCCCGCACACATACGGACTGTCCGCCCTCCTTCAGCTGCTGCCCCCGCCCAGCGTGTTAGTCAGAGCCACGGCGTACCCTCGGACAAAGTGGAGCGCTTTGGCATTTCTAGAAGGCCTCTACGGCCTTCCTCGTGggtgtttcgtctctccagatGATCTTGCCCGCAccgaagggaagaaaagtgGGGAACCTTGGTGTGTGACACGAACTGTATGCGCCGACGTAGTGGGTACCCGTCTGACCCAGCCGACCAGCACTGGTTTCACCGGCCTTTCAGCGAACAACGTTGCTGCTGATGAGTTTGCCGGTGAAGCACAACGGTGTGTTGAGTTTACGGTGCCCTGCGTCATGGCCGCACCGGCTGCTTCTGACGGACTCCTCAAGGGGATGATATCCTCAGATGCCCCTCCTGAAGTATGGAAACTGTACGGGGATATCAAGGCGAAACCGGCATGGATACATAAGGTAGGGGAACTAGACAAGGTTCTGCGGATAGCCGCCGAAGTATTTGGAGACAAAGCTGTAGGCGAAATGGGATGGATTGTTGGAGAAATGCTTGTTtccgaagaagcagctggcGAACAAGTGCCGCTAAAGAAGTTAAGCGACTGGTTTGCGAGCCGCAAAGAAGGGGGACATCTGGAGGAAACGGGGCTAGCACAAAGTGTGGGTGGCTCACAGTCTGCGGAGGGAGGAAATTCAAAGCCTTCCGAGACGCACACTAGCCGCATCGGGCAGAGACTTTCAGCGCACGTGGCTGGTGCTGGCGACGCCGGTGACTACATCAAGACCTATCGCGACGCCATTGGAGGCATTCGAGAGGCATTTAGGGCGGGTTTTGATCTAGTGTATGCTGACAAGAAACTGAGTAGATACATTGCGCAAGGGTGTGTGCGTTTGCTTAATGCCTTTCTTCGGGCCAAAGCGTATGGCCGCCCGACAGACATCGAAGAGCTCCGTCGGGCAGCTGCTGAAGTTGGTGGCTTCGAGGGGTTCCTGCGTCCGGAACCGGCAGTGGGAAccgacgagaagaacgccGGGAGCGGTGGGGAGTTTCATTTCAGCTCTCGTAGCGAAGGCGATGACCGGTTTTTACAACAGGTCCAGAACTTAATGGTGATGCTTCTGAGTCTGCACGACCACAGTATCATTGGTTTTTTAGCCAGTCTTGGGGTTTACGACCATTCGATCATTCCTCCTGGCGCGCGAGTCGTCGTGGAACTCGTACGCATGGGCAGTCCAATGCAGGCAACCCCAGGCGCGACCCACGACGCCGAAAATGCGTTACAGCGCGAGGCACCGTTTGCAGGCGAAAGGGGCCCAGGCACTATCCCGAAAAAAGTACCTGACGCTGTACGCCATGAGAAGAGTAAGCGAGAGCAGCAACCATCCACGCGCATCACTGATGTGGCGGCAGCCACCACAACCCGCGTGGCAAGCGCTAAGTCAAGTCATGACCTGCCCTCCTCTGACGGACTGTCTACACAGGGACGCCCAGACTGGTCACCGTCGGGATTTTTCGTGCGAGTTTTATATGGCGAGCCAGAACGCCCAATGCGCGAGGTAGCGTTGCCCTTTTGTGCAGAAGAGTTCACTTTTGGCGGCAGAGTGTTTAGAAGCCTTTGTCCACTTGATATATGGTTAAGGCGGACGTATGAAGCACTGGACCGCTGA